In a genomic window of Gemmatimonadaceae bacterium:
- the rpsU gene encoding 30S ribosomal protein S21, with protein sequence MSEVIIHDDENFERALKRFKKKCEKAGILSDLRKHRHYEKPSERRKRKLNAAIRKNRRTRHG encoded by the coding sequence TTGTCGGAAGTCATCATCCACGACGATGAAAATTTCGAGCGGGCACTCAAGCGCTTCAAGAAGAAGTGCGAAAAGGCCGGCATCTTGTCGGACCTGAGGAAGCACCGCCACTACGAAAAGCCGAGCGAACGTCGGAAGCGAAAGCTCAACGCCGCGATCCGGAAGAACCGTCGCACGCGCCACGGCTAA
- a CDS encoding GatB/YqeY domain-containing protein — protein sequence MGAALLARLQGDLTAARKAQDKAQVLLLGTILADARNREIELKRDLTDDDVVDVVRRGVKKRRESVDMYDKGGRTDLAAIERAELDLLAKYLPVAVDDTEIRAAVVAAIEGGAANVGAVMGKVMGQFKGRAEGSVINTIVREELAARASRTS from the coding sequence ATGGGCGCGGCACTACTCGCGCGTCTGCAAGGCGATCTGACCGCCGCCCGAAAGGCGCAGGACAAGGCGCAGGTCCTGTTGCTGGGCACCATCCTCGCCGACGCGAGGAATCGCGAGATCGAGCTCAAGCGAGACCTCACCGACGACGACGTCGTCGATGTGGTGCGCCGAGGCGTCAAGAAGCGGCGCGAGTCGGTGGACATGTACGACAAGGGCGGGCGTACCGACTTAGCGGCGATTGAACGGGCCGAACTGGATCTGCTCGCCAAGTACCTTCCCGTGGCCGTCGACGACACGGAGATCCGCGCCGCGGTCGTCGCCGCGATCGAAGGCGGCGCGGCCAACGTCGGCGCGGTGATGGGCAAGGTGATGGGCCAGTTCAAGGGACGCGCCGAGGGCAGCGTGATCAACACCATCGTGCGCGAAGAGCTGGCGGCACGAGCGTCCCGCACGAGCTGA